One segment of Rosa chinensis cultivar Old Blush chromosome 6, RchiOBHm-V2, whole genome shotgun sequence DNA contains the following:
- the LOC112174144 gene encoding uncharacterized protein LOC112174144 codes for MDPLKRRLGGNGEWKDIVDTAISMFRADRNRKGRGFPQWKNMAGIPSQPNDKQCGYYVMRYMRDIIHDTNLGFAEKWGRRANYVYSQVEIDEVCNELASYVLKNILKL; via the exons ATGGATCCGTTAAAAAGACGCCTTGGGGGTAACGGAGAATGGAAAGATATTGTTGACAC tgccaTATCAATGTTTAGAGCAGACCGCAACAGGAAAGGACGAGGTTTTCCTCAATGGAAGAACATGGCA GGTATTCCATCACAGCCAAACGACAAACAGTGTGGGTATTATGTGATGAGATATATGAGAGACATCATACATGATACAAACTTGGGTTTTGCAGAAAAG TGGGGTAGGAGAGCTAACTATGTTTATAGTCAAGTGGAAATTGATGAAGTGTGTAATGAGCTCGCAAGTTATGTGCTCAAGAACATCCTCAAGTTGTAA
- the LOC112172701 gene encoding SKP1-like protein 1A — MSSQKKSITLKSSDGESFDVEEAVAFESVTIKNMLEDVGAENAIPLPNVTGLILGKVIEYCRKHVEEGKDSDKDRAGDFVKPGDSPLKAWDADFVKVEQSVLFDIILAANYLDIKGLLDLTCQTVADMIKGKNAEEIRKHFNIKNDYTPEEEEEVRRENQWAFD; from the exons ATGTCGTCTCAGAAGAAATCGATCACCCTGAAGAGCTCCGACGGCGAGAGCTTCGACGTCGAGGAGGCGGTGGCTTTCGAATCGGTGACCATCAAGAACATGCTGGAGGACGTCGGCGCCGAGAATGCGATCCCCTTGCCCAACGTCACCGGCTTAATCTTGGGGAAGGTGATCGAGTACTGCCGGAAGCACGTCGAGGAGGGCAAAGATTCCGACAAGGATAGGGCCGGCGATTTCGTCAAGCCCGGCGACTCGCCTCTCAAGGCTTGGGACGCCGATTTCGTCAAGGTCGAGCAGAGTGTGCTGTTTGACATCATTTTG GCTGCAAACTATCTGGACATTAAGGGGCTGCTGGATTTGACGTGCCAGACTGTGGCAGACATGATCAAGGGGAAGAATGCAGAAGAGATTCGCAAGCATTTCAACATCAAGAATGACTACACtccagaggaagaagaggaggttcGGAGGGAGAATCAATGGGCATTTGATTGA
- the LOC112172417 gene encoding probable BOI-related E3 ubiquitin-protein ligase 2, with amino-acid sequence MAIEAQLYSENLGFPMFGSQSQNLMVDNNNGCGGSGGGFNQFCFNVQQKPPQLLQYQPPPMNPGVLVPALHNNNIMAYTRQSIAAQEAKQRQEIDDYLRLQNERLRLVLQEQRKQQLAMLMKKIESRTELLLKQKDEEIAQAVKKRMELEDFLRKLEAENQAWQRVAQEKEAVVVSLNNTLEQFRERAACGAMEDAESCCDSKQEEEEEDTGDYRGGFNNGVNEEIKMMVCKGCNSKRSCVLFLPCRHLCSCKACEAGFDACPVCTTPKKASIEALIF; translated from the exons ATGGCTATTGAAGCACAGTTGTATTCAGAGAATCTTGGGTTTCCGATGTTTGGCTCACAATCGCAGAATTTGATGGTGGACAACAACAATGGTTGTGGTGGTTCTGGCGGTGGGTTTAATCAGTTCTGTTTCAATGTCCAGCAGAAACCGCCGCAGCTACTACAATACCAGCCACCACCGATGAATCCTGGTGTGCTTGTCCCAGCTTTgcacaacaacaacatcatgGCGTATACTCGACAGAGTATTGCAGCTCAGGAAGCCAAGCAAAGACAAGAGATTGATGACTATCTCAGATTACAG aatgagagattgagattgGTGCTACAAGAGCAGAGAAAGCAGCAACTCgcaatgttgatgaagaaaatcGAATCCAGAACAGAACTACTATTGAAGCAAAAGGATGAAGAAATAGCACAAGCGGTGAAGAAGAGAATGGAGCTCGAAGATTTCTTGAGGAAATTGGAGGCTGAAAACCAAGCGTGGCAAAGAGTGGCTCAGGAGAAGGAAGCCGTGGTTGTGTCCTTAAACAACACTCTTGAACAGTTCAGAGAGAGAGCCGCTTGTGGTGCCATGGAAGATGCAGAGTCTTGCTGTGATAGTAaacaagaggaggaagaagaagacacagGGGATTACAGAGGAGGCTTTAATAATGGCGTGAACGAAGAGATAAAGATGATGGTTTGCAAAGGCTGCAATTCTAAAAGGTCGTGTGTCTTGTTCCTCCCCTGCAGGCATCTTTGTTCATGCAAAGCCTGTGAGGCTGGCTTTGATGCTTGTCCTGTTTGCACAACGCCAAAGAAGGCTAGCATAGAGGCATTGATTTTCTAG
- the LOC112174515 gene encoding heavy metal-associated isoprenylated plant protein 26, producing MGALDHFSNLFDCSSAGHHKKRKNFQTVEIKVKMDCEGCERKVRRSVEGMKGVSQVDIDRKASKLTVTGYVEPKKVVARVAHRTGKRVEIWPYVPYDVVDHPYAQGVYDKKAPAGYVRGDQQMSGGGLARASSTEVRYTTAFSDENPAACTVM from the exons ATGGGTGCTCTAGATCATTTTTCTAATCTATTTGATTGCTCAAGTGCGGGTCATCACAAGAAGCGAAAGAATTTCCAG ACGGTGGAGATTAAGGTGAAGATGGACTGCGAAGGGTGCGAGAGGAAGGTGAGGAGATCGGTGGAGGGAATGAAGGGGGTGTCACAAGTGGACATAGACCGCAAGGCCAGCAAGCTGACGGTGACCGGATACGTGGAGCCGAAGAAGGTGGTGGCACGCGTCGCGCATCGGACGGGCAAGAGGGTGGAGATCTGGCCGTACGTGCCGTACGACGTCGTCGACCACCCTTACGCACAGGGGGTATACGACAAGAAGGCTCCGGCGGGGTACGTGCGAGGCGACCAGCAGATGTCCGGGGGGGGACTCGCACGTGCGAGCTCCACCGAAGTTAGGTACACTACGGCTTTCAGTGATGAAAACCCAGCTGCCTGCACTGTCATGTGA